A genomic window from Luteolibacter sp. LG18 includes:
- a CDS encoding SpoIIE family protein phosphatase, producing MSILPVPSTVTRFSIPPDPRLVGRLRELFVAGISVPPLTERDIRGWALAFNEAVCNAIDHGCEGRAGATITVEWSIQENAIRLAVEDPGEGPPESVLLAPRLPDDPFAESGRGLFILSEHADEIRGLRGAGLFRLELVKHHPGLSRTLDSDPEMEQALEELSTCYESLSMFYRLTQNFHGNAELASFIDGAIGDFLRLHDFQSTVFAGSEHLPSTVGEAIRDSTWFVPFADANMAITGLSTLRGEIVWNEPSDLAAKGIAPGGTLEGMAGCAIPITSGEVVFGSLIALRKAGRQDLKAGSLGILRTLADLCGIACANTHLGILRDQAQKKLGELAVAVEIQKALLPILPPPASPHWAVEIHQESSLQVAGDYAMATTTKDGSLVLFIIDVMGKGVSAALLASIFRSAFELSIGEPSPARLLEHLNRHLCTQFGSLTTFITCGTARYDPRTRIFDYAGAGHCPTLHYAADGRRHLIEPSGPPLGILPDITYQDHRIHLEGGARFIFLTDGCYEWDRASGVDDGWARFLALADSFQSRAADGLWDALTLRLREASGPALEDDCTLITLDIPPR from the coding sequence ATGAGCATCCTCCCGGTTCCTTCCACCGTCACCCGGTTCAGCATTCCGCCCGATCCCCGCTTGGTCGGCCGACTGCGGGAACTCTTCGTTGCCGGCATTTCGGTGCCACCTCTGACCGAAAGGGACATCCGGGGCTGGGCACTGGCCTTCAACGAGGCGGTGTGCAACGCGATCGACCACGGCTGCGAGGGCCGGGCCGGGGCCACCATCACGGTGGAGTGGAGCATCCAGGAAAACGCCATCCGCCTCGCGGTGGAGGATCCCGGGGAGGGTCCGCCGGAGAGCGTCCTGCTCGCGCCACGCCTGCCGGACGATCCCTTCGCGGAGTCCGGCCGCGGGCTCTTCATCCTGAGCGAGCACGCCGATGAAATCAGGGGCCTGCGGGGTGCCGGACTGTTCCGTCTGGAGCTCGTCAAGCATCACCCGGGGCTCAGCCGCACCCTGGATTCCGATCCCGAGATGGAGCAGGCGCTCGAGGAGCTGAGCACCTGCTACGAGAGCCTCTCGATGTTCTACCGCCTGACCCAGAACTTCCACGGCAACGCGGAGCTGGCCTCCTTCATCGATGGGGCCATCGGGGATTTCCTGCGGCTCCATGACTTTCAAAGCACGGTTTTCGCGGGCTCCGAGCATCTGCCCTCCACGGTGGGTGAAGCCATCCGGGACAGCACCTGGTTCGTGCCCTTCGCCGATGCGAACATGGCCATCACCGGCCTATCCACCCTGAGGGGCGAGATCGTATGGAATGAGCCGTCCGACCTCGCGGCGAAGGGGATCGCTCCCGGGGGAACGCTGGAGGGCATGGCAGGCTGTGCCATTCCCATCACGTCCGGCGAGGTGGTGTTCGGTAGCCTCATCGCGCTGCGCAAAGCCGGCCGGCAGGACCTCAAGGCCGGCTCCCTCGGCATCCTGCGGACGCTGGCGGACCTCTGCGGCATCGCCTGCGCGAACACCCACCTCGGCATCCTCCGTGACCAGGCCCAGAAGAAGCTCGGCGAGCTGGCGGTGGCCGTCGAGATCCAGAAGGCGCTGCTTCCCATCCTGCCCCCGCCCGCGTCCCCACACTGGGCGGTGGAGATCCACCAGGAAAGCTCGCTGCAGGTGGCGGGTGACTATGCGATGGCGACCACCACGAAGGATGGCTCGCTGGTCCTGTTCATCATCGACGTGATGGGCAAGGGCGTTTCCGCCGCCCTTCTGGCGAGCATCTTCCGCAGCGCGTTCGAATTGTCCATCGGCGAGCCATCTCCCGCGCGCCTGCTGGAGCATCTGAACCGCCACCTCTGCACCCAGTTCGGCAGCCTGACCACGTTCATCACCTGCGGGACGGCGCGCTATGATCCCCGCACCCGGATCTTCGACTACGCCGGGGCCGGTCATTGCCCCACCCTGCACTACGCCGCGGACGGGCGGCGGCACTTGATCGAACCTTCCGGTCCTCCACTGGGCATCCTGCCCGACATCACCTACCAGGATCATCGTATCCACCTGGAGGGAGGCGCCCGTTTCATTTTTCTCACGGACGGCTGCTACGAGTGGGACCGGGCCTCCGGGGTGGACGATGGCTGGGCACGCTTCCTCGCCCTGGCCGACTCGTTCCAATCCCGTGCCGCCGACGGCCTCTGGGACGCCCTCACACTCCGCCTGCGCGAGGCCAGCGGCCCTGCGTTGGAAGACGACTGCACCCTGATCACCCTCGACATCCCGCCCCGATGA
- a CDS encoding response regulator, whose product MIHALVAEDDTLMSRLYQMHFRRNGIEGAFYTTGKGALEAAAQAPPQIAILDFGLPDLPGPEVMRQLHALPGCAEIPVIFVTARATQDLVTSLCAAGAAAVLGKPFSPLDLIEKIQHFAVR is encoded by the coding sequence ATGATACACGCGCTCGTCGCTGAAGATGACACCCTGATGTCACGGCTCTACCAGATGCACTTCCGCCGGAACGGCATCGAGGGCGCGTTCTACACCACCGGGAAGGGCGCTCTGGAAGCGGCGGCCCAGGCCCCGCCCCAGATCGCCATCCTCGACTTCGGCCTGCCCGATCTGCCGGGCCCCGAAGTCATGCGCCAGCTCCATGCCCTGCCGGGCTGCGCGGAGATCCCGGTGATCTTCGTCACCGCCCGCGCCACCCAGGATCTGGTGACCAGCCTGTGCGCGGCCGGTGCGGCAGCGGTACTCGGCAAGCCGTTCTCCCCCCTGGACCTCATCGAGAAAATCCAACATTTCGCAGTCCGGTGA
- a CDS encoding glycosyltransferase family 1 protein, translating to MKVLLSAGMIQGGRSGVGRYVICLAEALASGHPEIELHVAGLEQDRRCFPFIPDTRWVSIPARFGGGALNLLWHQVCLPKLLRRERVDVVHIPSYRRMLAFSPVRQVATIHDCAPFILREKYDFLRGVFGRMLVPWIARRVPRILAVSDTTRDAIVRFMAVPPERVVTVYNGIDHGAFRPQSAEAVEVFRKRMNLTRPFFLYVARLEHPAKNHVRLIEAFGRLVAAGEFDGELILPGARWHGAEVVEAAVAASPARERIRLEGFVDNRDLPLWYAAAEALVFPSLMEGFGLPLLEAQACGTRVASADSTSLPEVIGPAGLLFDGLDAASIRAALVRLATMAPEERARREREGAAWAGRFTWQAHARDAVANYHLAVEGTRS from the coding sequence ATGAAGGTGCTCCTCTCGGCCGGGATGATCCAAGGCGGGCGATCCGGAGTCGGGCGGTACGTGATCTGCTTGGCGGAGGCCCTTGCCTCCGGTCATCCGGAGATCGAACTGCACGTCGCCGGGTTGGAACAGGACCGCCGCTGCTTTCCCTTCATTCCGGACACTCGTTGGGTTTCCATACCCGCCCGCTTCGGTGGTGGGGCGCTCAACCTGCTGTGGCACCAGGTGTGCCTGCCGAAACTGCTCCGCCGGGAGCGCGTGGACGTCGTCCACATCCCCAGCTACCGCCGGATGCTGGCGTTCTCCCCGGTTCGGCAAGTGGCGACGATCCATGACTGCGCACCGTTCATTCTCCGGGAGAAATACGATTTTCTGCGCGGCGTATTTGGGCGCATGCTGGTGCCCTGGATCGCGCGCCGGGTGCCTCGTATCCTCGCGGTGAGCGACACCACCAGGGACGCCATCGTCCGTTTCATGGCCGTGCCGCCGGAGCGGGTGGTGACGGTGTACAATGGCATCGACCATGGTGCCTTCCGGCCCCAGTCCGCGGAAGCGGTGGAGGTCTTCCGGAAACGCATGAACCTGACCCGGCCCTTTTTCCTCTATGTGGCCCGGCTCGAACATCCGGCGAAAAACCACGTGCGTCTGATCGAGGCGTTCGGCCGGTTGGTGGCGGCGGGGGAATTCGATGGCGAACTGATCCTGCCCGGTGCCCGGTGGCATGGCGCGGAGGTCGTCGAGGCAGCCGTGGCCGCGAGTCCCGCGCGGGAACGCATCCGGCTGGAAGGATTCGTGGACAACCGGGACCTGCCACTCTGGTATGCCGCGGCGGAGGCGCTGGTGTTTCCCTCCCTCATGGAGGGCTTCGGGCTGCCGCTGCTGGAAGCCCAGGCCTGCGGGACACGGGTGGCATCCGCGGACTCCACCAGCCTGCCGGAGGTGATCGGTCCTGCCGGTCTGCTGTTCGATGGCCTGGATGCCGCTTCGATCCGCGCCGCGTTGGTGCGCCTCGCCACCATGGCTCCCGAGGAGCGCGCCCGCCGCGAGCGGGAGGGGGCCGCCTGGGCGGGGAGATTCACCTGGCAAGCTCACGCCCGGGATGCCGTCGCCAATTATCACCTGGCTGTGGAGGGCACCCGGTCCTGA
- a CDS encoding glycosyltransferase family 4 protein, protein MKANRILHVPRRFALQEWGGTESVVYHLCDEQRRSGQQPEIHTSRALCQTPAETWNAIPIRRYRYCYPFLGLSREDVLSLDKKGGNLLSLDLFRHLVAARDVRIYHAHVLKRMGGSVFTAARLRRKPFVATLHGNVFDVPPDEAASVVRAQQGHFEWGKPFGALFRSRALLEEADAVLCVGHSEFEKARQHLHHDRVHYLPNGVNPESFTGGSRAEGRAELGWPDDAFAFGCLSRIDPQKNQLLLVEAFAALVRRHPGKPWRLLLGGPHTDADYHRAITTAIATHGLEALATVLPPVVAESPRHRNLLAALDTFVLPSRHEPFGIVVLEAWASGLPVIVSDVGGLQHLVGHEREGLRFPSGDAPALTAAMEHIAAQPGLARALAEAGGAATRERFTWAAVAAKLEEIYQAAEARHS, encoded by the coding sequence ATGAAAGCGAACCGCATTCTCCACGTGCCACGCCGCTTCGCCCTCCAGGAATGGGGCGGCACCGAGAGCGTGGTCTATCATCTCTGTGACGAACAGAGGCGCTCCGGGCAACAGCCGGAGATCCACACCTCCCGGGCCCTGTGCCAGACACCCGCGGAAACGTGGAACGCCATCCCGATCCGCCGCTACCGCTATTGCTACCCCTTTCTCGGTCTCAGCCGGGAGGATGTCCTGTCCCTGGACAAGAAGGGAGGCAATCTGCTCTCGCTCGACCTGTTCCGCCACCTCGTAGCCGCGCGGGACGTGCGCATCTATCACGCCCATGTGCTCAAGCGGATGGGCGGCTCGGTGTTCACCGCCGCCCGCCTGCGCCGGAAACCCTTCGTCGCCACCCTGCACGGCAATGTCTTCGACGTGCCGCCGGATGAAGCAGCCTCGGTGGTCCGCGCCCAGCAGGGACACTTCGAATGGGGCAAGCCCTTCGGAGCCCTGTTCCGTTCGCGGGCCCTGCTGGAGGAAGCGGACGCCGTGCTGTGCGTGGGCCACTCGGAATTCGAAAAAGCGCGGCAGCACCTCCATCACGACCGCGTCCACTATCTACCGAACGGCGTCAATCCGGAGTCCTTCACCGGCGGCAGCCGCGCGGAGGGGCGCGCCGAACTCGGCTGGCCGGACGATGCCTTCGCCTTCGGCTGCCTGAGCCGGATCGATCCACAGAAGAACCAGCTCCTTCTCGTCGAGGCCTTCGCCGCCCTCGTCCGCCGCCACCCTGGAAAACCATGGCGCTTGTTGCTCGGCGGGCCCCACACCGATGCGGACTACCACCGCGCCATCACCACCGCCATCGCCACCCACGGCCTGGAGGCTCTCGCCACGGTGCTGCCACCGGTGGTGGCGGAATCCCCGCGGCACCGGAATCTCCTCGCCGCCCTGGACACCTTCGTCCTGCCATCCCGCCACGAACCCTTCGGCATCGTGGTGCTGGAAGCCTGGGCCTCGGGGCTGCCCGTCATCGTTTCCGATGTAGGCGGGCTCCAGCACCTGGTGGGTCACGAGCGGGAAGGGCTGCGCTTCCCTTCCGGAGACGCGCCCGCGCTGACCGCGGCGATGGAGCACATCGCCGCGCAACCCGGTCTGGCCCGCGCCCTGGCGGAAGCCGGAGGAGCCGCCACCCGCGAACGGTTCACCTGGGCCGCCGTGGCCGCCAAACTCGAGGAGATCTATCAGGCCGCGGAGGCCCGCCATTCCTAA
- a CDS encoding WecB/TagA/CpsF family glycosyltransferase, whose protein sequence is MKPEPPIVVLLGLPFHDLTLEESLGECREMMQASPPSYLVTANVDFTTQASEDPDLRKIVFYADRVVCDGMPLVWLSKWLGSPLRERVAGSDMVPRLLEICASDARSVYFFGSDLKTLQEAAKIAESIYPGLKVVGCEAPPMGAVVEWDNEGICARMKASGASLLLVCLGCPKQERWIFAHHRDTGIPLSIGVGASLDFITGKQKRAPKWMQRVGLEWFWRMAGNPKRLVSRYANDFHFLAGAALRQAMLSAKRDKIDVSRMPAVARTASNVIRLSWVGALEKGSYEGAAVPDQVDRPVLLDASAVSFMDSGGLGRLALLLRRCRASGQELFLVAASGFVRHALAAGKLDTMLTIVPDESTALETIGKTAVCTRTSVDGGIARVAFDHPLDAMHLDEITSALEDAESRAGKSLVVDFSAVPFIDSRAVGVLIRYHKKMLAKGGALYLDRVSGEVSQILKLLRLDAILEKWEAAA, encoded by the coding sequence ATGAAACCAGAACCGCCGATTGTCGTTCTCCTGGGGCTTCCATTCCACGATCTCACCTTGGAGGAGTCCCTCGGCGAATGCCGGGAGATGATGCAGGCCAGCCCGCCGTCCTACCTGGTCACCGCGAATGTCGATTTCACCACCCAAGCCAGCGAGGATCCCGACCTGCGGAAGATCGTGTTCTACGCCGACCGGGTCGTGTGTGATGGCATGCCTCTGGTATGGCTCTCGAAATGGCTCGGCTCTCCCCTGCGCGAGCGGGTGGCCGGATCGGACATGGTGCCGCGGCTGCTGGAAATCTGTGCCAGTGACGCGAGGTCCGTCTATTTCTTCGGATCCGATCTCAAGACCCTGCAGGAGGCTGCCAAGATCGCGGAATCGATCTATCCCGGGTTGAAGGTGGTCGGCTGCGAGGCTCCTCCCATGGGAGCGGTCGTGGAGTGGGACAACGAGGGGATCTGCGCCCGGATGAAGGCCAGCGGTGCCTCCCTGCTGCTCGTCTGCCTGGGATGCCCGAAACAGGAGAGGTGGATCTTCGCCCACCACCGGGACACCGGCATCCCGCTCAGCATCGGCGTGGGGGCGAGCCTCGACTTCATCACCGGAAAGCAGAAGCGTGCGCCAAAGTGGATGCAGCGCGTCGGGCTCGAGTGGTTCTGGCGGATGGCGGGCAATCCCAAGCGGCTCGTTTCCCGGTATGCGAACGACTTCCACTTCCTGGCGGGGGCCGCCCTCCGTCAGGCCATGCTGTCCGCTAAGCGGGACAAGATCGATGTTTCCCGCATGCCGGCGGTGGCGCGGACGGCGTCCAATGTCATCCGCCTGAGCTGGGTCGGAGCCTTGGAAAAGGGAAGCTACGAGGGGGCCGCCGTGCCGGATCAGGTGGATCGTCCCGTGCTGCTGGATGCTTCCGCCGTGTCCTTCATGGACAGCGGTGGCCTCGGCCGCCTCGCCCTGCTGCTGCGCCGCTGCCGTGCCTCCGGGCAGGAGCTGTTCCTGGTAGCGGCATCCGGGTTCGTGCGTCATGCCCTCGCCGCGGGCAAGCTGGACACCATGCTTACCATCGTCCCGGATGAATCCACCGCCTTGGAGACCATCGGGAAAACCGCGGTTTGCACCCGGACCTCGGTGGACGGAGGCATTGCGCGGGTCGCGTTCGATCATCCGCTGGATGCCATGCACCTCGACGAGATCACCTCGGCGCTGGAGGACGCGGAATCGCGGGCGGGCAAGTCGCTGGTGGTGGATTTCTCCGCCGTGCCCTTCATCGACAGCCGCGCGGTGGGCGTCCTGATCCGCTACCACAAGAAGATGCTCGCCAAGGGCGGCGCGCTTTATCTGGACCGCGTGAGTGGCGAGGTGAGCCAGATTCTCAAACTGCTGCGGCTCGATGCGATCCTTGAAAAATGGGAGGCGGCGGCATGA
- a CDS encoding glycosyltransferase family 4 protein: protein MILPYVPWPLRRGTYQRVYHLAEQIGRQYGMDLFCLSSEEEDASHLPRFGNFCTRVEFVPFEHPPWAPFWTKRLWDPVPVTVSHWWSERVLEALRGFTCGKEYDFIWFCDLVMWPYVREVFPDHPARIMDRSRVDWLFQTEELNTLDLSFLERLKRKENLSKITRLEREVWDELALTVVCGPDDKTFLVEKGGPAGRIEVLANGANVAYFNADEWPPAPTGPPSALFCGALDYTPNTDGLAWYFEHIHGLVLREVPDFRVILVGKSPIPRVVEYGSLPGVEFVGEVPDVRPFYQKAWLQMVPLRIGGGTRLKIAEGLAMANPVVSTTLGAQGLNLVHERELLLGDTPEAFAAAIVRYLRDPELRQRHGRAGRDTILSTYTWEALGRSIGRRIDSLASPALP from the coding sequence ATGATTCTGCCCTACGTGCCTTGGCCGCTGCGCCGCGGGACATATCAGCGGGTATATCATCTGGCCGAGCAGATCGGGCGGCAATATGGGATGGATCTCTTCTGCCTGTCCTCCGAGGAAGAGGATGCCTCGCATCTGCCTCGGTTCGGGAACTTCTGCACGCGGGTCGAGTTCGTGCCCTTCGAGCATCCGCCGTGGGCTCCGTTCTGGACGAAGCGGCTCTGGGATCCCGTGCCCGTCACGGTCAGCCACTGGTGGTCCGAGCGGGTGCTGGAGGCCCTGCGCGGGTTTACCTGCGGGAAGGAATACGATTTCATCTGGTTCTGCGACCTGGTGATGTGGCCCTACGTGCGCGAGGTCTTTCCGGACCACCCCGCGCGGATCATGGACCGCAGCCGCGTGGATTGGCTGTTCCAGACCGAGGAGCTCAATACCCTGGATCTATCGTTCCTGGAGCGACTGAAGCGGAAGGAGAACCTCTCGAAGATCACCCGGCTCGAACGGGAGGTTTGGGATGAGCTGGCGCTGACCGTCGTGTGCGGTCCGGATGACAAGACCTTCCTCGTGGAAAAGGGCGGGCCGGCCGGGCGGATCGAGGTGCTCGCGAACGGGGCGAACGTGGCCTACTTCAACGCGGACGAATGGCCTCCCGCGCCCACCGGGCCGCCCTCCGCCCTGTTCTGCGGAGCTCTCGACTACACGCCGAACACCGATGGCCTGGCTTGGTACTTCGAGCACATCCACGGCCTGGTGCTGAGGGAGGTGCCGGACTTCCGCGTCATTCTTGTCGGGAAGAGCCCGATCCCGCGTGTCGTGGAATACGGCTCCCTGCCCGGGGTGGAGTTCGTGGGGGAGGTGCCGGACGTGCGCCCGTTTTACCAGAAGGCCTGGCTCCAGATGGTGCCGCTCCGGATCGGCGGTGGCACCCGCCTGAAGATCGCGGAAGGGCTCGCGATGGCGAACCCCGTCGTCTCCACCACGCTCGGCGCGCAGGGGCTGAACCTCGTCCACGAGCGCGAGCTCCTGCTGGGGGATACCCCGGAGGCTTTCGCCGCGGCGATCGTGCGCTACCTGCGGGATCCGGAGCTGCGCCAGCGTCACGGGCGGGCCGGACGCGACACCATCCTATCCACCTACACCTGGGAAGCCCTCGGCCGGTCGATCGGCCGCCGGATCGATTCCCTCGCATCACCCGCACTGCCATGA
- a CDS encoding sugar transferase yields MQHPTLHENPAAYWSRAMNDGTVEQWQRTARRKMKMWRVTTGATRAAKRAIDIAGAAGALVGFSPIFAVTALLIKLEDRGPVFFQQKRVGEGGRLFGMWKFRSMVPNADKLKDQLLTENQHGQAGVTFKMKDDPRITRIGKWIRKLSVDEFPQFYNVLKGDMSLVGPRPPVPREVAAYRAIHLRRLRVKPGITCLWQIGGRAEIDFEGQVRLDLQYIRSASAWMDLKILLKTVPAVLFGSGAY; encoded by the coding sequence ATGCAGCATCCGACCCTTCATGAAAACCCTGCTGCTTACTGGAGCCGCGCCATGAACGACGGCACGGTGGAGCAGTGGCAGCGCACGGCCCGCCGCAAAATGAAGATGTGGCGGGTCACCACCGGAGCGACCCGCGCGGCGAAGCGGGCGATCGACATCGCGGGTGCCGCGGGTGCCCTTGTCGGCTTCTCGCCAATCTTCGCGGTGACGGCGCTTCTCATCAAACTCGAGGACCGCGGACCGGTGTTCTTCCAGCAGAAGCGCGTTGGCGAAGGCGGCCGCCTGTTCGGCATGTGGAAATTCCGCTCGATGGTGCCGAACGCCGACAAGCTGAAGGACCAGTTGCTGACGGAGAACCAGCACGGCCAGGCCGGGGTCACCTTCAAGATGAAGGACGACCCGCGGATCACCCGGATCGGGAAATGGATCCGGAAACTTTCCGTGGATGAATTCCCCCAGTTCTACAACGTGCTGAAGGGAGACATGTCACTGGTGGGCCCGCGCCCGCCCGTGCCTCGGGAGGTCGCCGCGTACCGCGCCATCCACCTCCGGCGGCTGCGCGTGAAGCCCGGCATCACCTGCCTGTGGCAGATCGGGGGGCGCGCGGAGATCGATTTCGAAGGCCAGGTGCGCCTCGACCTCCAGTACATCCGCTCCGCGTCGGCGTGGATGGACCTGAAGATCCTGCTCAAAACCGTGCCTGCGGTTCTGTTTGGAAGCGGAGCCTATTGA
- a CDS encoding glycosyltransferase codes for MPELPESVSVVMRCKDEAWAVGDTLRMLKDQDYPGTIQLVVIDSGSTDGSVEIIRAAGPDKLIEIQPHEYIPGVVMNRGARECDHEWIVYLNADATPANRQWLRELLLPCLQAPAFGAGFSRQIPRPDCQAVFAHDYDRCFGPERESKHWGHFFSMVSSITRRSVLEKEPFREDLQYAEDDEWTRRLLAKGYQVIFAEESVAIHSHNYTLKQCFKRSFGDAKAMAATSTTHPSDVNLHYFVALGWARDFLKDVKWCLKNGHLTGIPRAAAVRLSQRLGRRKGHHVGWKHYHRDQNPPAPREA; via the coding sequence ATGCCAGAACTGCCCGAATCCGTCTCCGTCGTCATGCGCTGCAAGGACGAGGCCTGGGCCGTGGGAGACACCCTGCGGATGCTCAAAGACCAGGACTATCCCGGCACCATCCAACTGGTCGTCATCGACTCCGGCTCGACCGATGGCTCCGTGGAGATCATCCGCGCCGCCGGGCCGGACAAGCTCATCGAGATCCAGCCCCACGAGTATATCCCCGGCGTGGTCATGAACCGCGGCGCGCGGGAATGCGACCACGAATGGATCGTGTACCTGAACGCGGATGCCACCCCGGCCAACCGCCAATGGCTCAGGGAGCTGCTGCTTCCATGCCTGCAGGCTCCGGCATTCGGCGCAGGCTTCTCGCGCCAGATACCGCGCCCGGATTGCCAGGCGGTCTTCGCCCACGACTACGACCGCTGCTTCGGCCCGGAACGGGAATCGAAGCACTGGGGGCACTTCTTCAGCATGGTCAGCAGCATCACCCGCCGCTCCGTGCTCGAGAAGGAACCCTTCCGCGAGGATCTCCAGTACGCCGAGGATGACGAGTGGACCCGGCGGCTGCTGGCCAAGGGCTATCAGGTCATCTTCGCCGAGGAATCCGTGGCGATCCATTCGCACAACTACACGCTCAAGCAGTGCTTCAAGCGTTCCTTCGGGGATGCGAAGGCCATGGCCGCCACCAGCACCACCCACCCCTCCGATGTGAACCTCCACTACTTCGTGGCACTCGGCTGGGCACGGGATTTCCTCAAGGACGTGAAGTGGTGCCTGAAGAACGGCCACCTCACCGGGATCCCGCGTGCCGCCGCCGTCCGACTGTCCCAACGCCTCGGCCGCCGGAAAGGGCATCACGTCGGCTGGAAACATTACCACCGGGACCAAAATCCACCCGCTCCCCGCGAAGCGTGA
- a CDS encoding alkaline phosphatase family protein, translating into MKNRVDVFIFADALGWEIARRRDFARELLPVRNRCETLLGYSSTCDPTILTGAMPVDHGHFSFFVKAAGRSPFARLGLLGWLPEILAGHHRIRNKVSGALARRLGYTGYFQLYSVPFSKLPYLDYTEKKDIYEPGGILGGQRTIFEHWKESGKPWMRSDWRQDDETNVAHALRELEKGEVELIYLFTARLDAVMHRHGTSHPAVDEAFDTFAANLRRLADTAAKHYREVRLHLFSDHGMADTVVCSDLMLRWNRLGLKFGRDYTAVWDSTMARFWFADDRARQEATAWLAAQKDGEILSDERLEGYGCLFPDRRYGELFYLLPSGSLFVPSFLNQRKVTAMHGYAPEHPDSAAAWLSNVETTPVHALTDIFPVMRTASAS; encoded by the coding sequence GTGAAAAACAGGGTGGACGTGTTCATCTTCGCGGACGCGCTGGGTTGGGAAATCGCCCGGCGGCGGGATTTCGCGCGCGAATTGCTACCGGTGCGGAACCGCTGCGAGACGCTGCTGGGCTACTCCTCCACCTGCGATCCCACGATTCTCACCGGAGCCATGCCGGTGGATCACGGACACTTCTCGTTCTTCGTGAAGGCCGCCGGCCGCTCCCCATTCGCCCGGCTCGGCCTCCTCGGCTGGCTTCCCGAAATCCTCGCCGGACACCACCGGATCCGGAACAAGGTCTCCGGAGCCTTGGCGAGGCGGCTCGGCTACACCGGCTACTTCCAGCTCTACAGCGTGCCATTCTCGAAGCTCCCCTATCTCGACTACACGGAGAAAAAGGACATCTACGAACCCGGTGGCATCCTCGGCGGCCAGCGCACGATTTTCGAACACTGGAAGGAATCCGGAAAACCGTGGATGCGGTCCGATTGGCGGCAGGACGACGAGACAAACGTGGCCCACGCGCTGCGGGAACTCGAGAAGGGCGAGGTGGAACTCATCTACCTTTTCACCGCCCGCCTGGATGCCGTGATGCATCGCCACGGCACCTCCCACCCCGCGGTGGACGAGGCCTTCGATACCTTCGCGGCGAACCTGCGGCGCCTCGCCGACACCGCGGCGAAGCACTACCGGGAAGTGCGCCTCCACCTCTTCTCCGACCACGGCATGGCGGACACGGTGGTCTGCTCGGACCTGATGCTCCGCTGGAACCGGCTCGGTCTGAAGTTCGGCCGCGATTACACCGCCGTGTGGGATTCCACCATGGCGCGCTTCTGGTTCGCGGACGATCGCGCCCGGCAAGAGGCCACGGCATGGCTGGCCGCCCAGAAGGATGGCGAGATCCTCAGCGACGAGCGGCTGGAAGGCTACGGCTGCCTCTTTCCGGACCGGCGCTACGGCGAGCTGTTCTACCTGCTGCCCTCCGGCTCGCTCTTCGTGCCCTCGTTCCTCAACCAGCGGAAAGTGACCGCCATGCATGGCTACGCGCCGGAGCACCCGGACAGCGCCGCGGCCTGGCTGTCCAACGTGGAAACCACCCCGGTCCACGCGCTCACGGACATCTTCCCGGTCATGCGGACCGCCTCCGCCTCATGA
- a CDS encoding STAS domain-containing protein has product MSFELERDGNLVLRIKESALDRALAPGFRTFAAGALVEDDQRVVIDCSAVEFIDSSGVGALLHVNNLLPEEKRPVILRGITPAVLTVLELVRVHRFFEIEPLT; this is encoded by the coding sequence ATGAGCTTTGAATTGGAACGAGATGGCAATCTGGTGCTTCGGATCAAGGAATCCGCGCTCGACCGGGCGCTTGCTCCGGGGTTCCGGACATTCGCCGCGGGCGCGCTGGTCGAGGATGACCAACGCGTGGTGATCGATTGTTCCGCCGTGGAGTTCATCGACAGCTCGGGAGTCGGCGCGCTGCTGCACGTGAACAATCTCCTGCCCGAGGAGAAACGTCCGGTGATCCTGCGCGGCATCACCCCGGCGGTGTTGACCGTCCTGGAGCTTGTTAGAGTCCACCGGTTTTTCGAGATCGAGCCATTGACCTGA